The following coding sequences are from one Chiloscyllium punctatum isolate Juve2018m chromosome 48, sChiPun1.3, whole genome shotgun sequence window:
- the LOC140468790 gene encoding zona pellucida sperm-binding protein 3-like, with amino-acid sequence MSDVGSVSPLQTVMVQCGEHNLLVRAQLDLFGTRHLIKAADLTLGTAGCQPTRVFPENQTVLFDYGLHECGSRLQMTEDFLVYTTHLTHVPNYPGSVIVRTNGAVVPIECRYLRKGNVSSDPIRPTWIPFSSTRSGEGHLSFSLRLMNGDWLTERTSTVYSLGDLIHIEASVSLANHVPLKLYIDRCVATLSPDKDSTPRYSIIDYNG; translated from the exons ATGTCTGATGTTGGGAGTGTGTCCCCACTACAGACTGTGATGGTGCAGTGTGGAGAGCACAACTTGCTGGTCAGGGCCCAGCTGGATTTATTTGGAACCAGGCACCTGATTAAAGCTGCTGACCTGACCCTGGGGACAGCAGGTTGTCAGCCAACCAGGGTCTTCCCTGAGAACCAGACTGTGCTCTTTGACTATGGGCTGCATGAGTGTGGCAGCAGATTGCAG ATGACTGAAGATTTCCTGGTCTACACCACCCACCTGACCCACGTCCCAAACTATCCTGGATCTGTCATTGTGAGAACCAATGGTGCTGTTGTTCCCATTGAATGTCGTTATTTGAG GAAGGGCAATGTGAGCAGCGATCCCATCAGGCCCACCTGGATCCCATTCAGCTCCACCAGGTCTGGAGAAGGGCATCtgtcattctccctgcgtctaatGAATG GTGACTGGCTGACAGAGCGCACTTCCACTGTCTACTCCCTGGGAGATCTCATTCACATTGAGGCATCGGTTTCACTGGCCAACCATGTGCCCCTGAAGCTGTACATTGATCGCTGTGTAGCTACACTGAGCCCAGACAAGGACTCCACCCCGAGATACAGCATCATTGACTACAATGGGTAA